A single genomic interval of Demequina sp. NBRC 110054 harbors:
- a CDS encoding HlyD family secretion protein: protein MTWVNRLKLLVGLVAVLAAVAASTLIFNQRQLRVDSTSATIAAAEVNAGSDYGGYVSETLVRPGDAVKAGEVLLVLESQDLANDIKRGTLKADGETILKDGTYKVTAPVSGVVASMETTAGSYTTPGSVLATVYEADTMYIEAEYLMSPDAFGRLEDDALVEWTLPDRQTWTGTIESLEVSTTDGDAEVVARVTSDALEWGADSGLMIAGTPLSTTLSLRDDGPLDGVTDSLADFAHRIGL from the coding sequence ATGACCTGGGTCAACCGTCTGAAGCTGCTCGTGGGCCTCGTCGCGGTGCTCGCCGCCGTCGCCGCCTCGACCCTGATCTTCAACCAGCGCCAGCTGCGCGTCGACTCCACGAGCGCGACGATCGCCGCGGCCGAGGTCAACGCGGGAAGCGACTACGGGGGCTACGTGAGCGAGACCCTCGTGCGCCCAGGGGACGCGGTCAAGGCCGGCGAGGTGCTGCTCGTGCTCGAGTCCCAGGATCTCGCCAACGACATCAAGCGAGGCACCCTCAAGGCCGACGGGGAGACGATCCTCAAGGACGGCACCTACAAGGTCACGGCCCCCGTCTCTGGAGTCGTGGCTTCGATGGAGACGACCGCAGGGTCGTACACCACTCCCGGCAGCGTGCTCGCGACGGTATACGAGGCGGACACGATGTACATCGAGGCCGAGTACCTGATGTCGCCGGACGCGTTCGGCCGCCTCGAGGACGACGCCCTGGTCGAGTGGACGCTTCCGGACCGGCAGACCTGGACTGGAACCATCGAGTCGCTCGAGGTCTCGACGACGGACGGCGACGCAGAGGTCGTCGCCCGGGTCACCTCCGACGCCCTGGAGTGGGGAGCCGACAGCGGCCTCATGATCGCAGGAACCCCCCTCAGCACCACGCTCAGCCTGCGGGACGACGGACCGCTCGACGGCGTGACGGACTCGCTGGCGGACTTCGCCCATAGGATCGGTCTGTGA
- a CDS encoding glycosyl hydrolase: MTHGRLSRAALIACTAALLALTACTHTPDADGTTTSSEVSATASDDGGTGVVDAAASSLTKTLPVEAVGEAPSTANVADGVLAPTNRWYSSLAYATLPARAYPTPVSVEIDKGSIGVALPTIAASDALIAAQTGTLLSVKVKGSNSRPTLTVNDPVYTSLAYSGSDGPLATATLAQGWPAVGLIADADVELKLSAEPAWTRDTGTIEIEGTTYAVKTSRATTDGSSVALAEGGWLMAFPIPEDATASTYIEAMGSPIVSVATTGTVDGDGTTTTLSYATVDDDPTVAVPSAAVDGVGITEDGAEVECAAGTFLTIDGETTACASSTLAWTVDTIEPSLTLDVDGLSHEEKDAVLAALQDDAAGVDYPSDTYFGAKAMYRDAQLLALANDLGDEDSAATIGARLSAALAEWTDASRCESANSRCFVYDPNWAGVVGYETAYGSEEFNDHHFHYGYLIYAATVAVEEGIVSVDDVAPVIDALVADIASTGTAEVPTTRVFDPYAGHSWASGTSEFADGNNQESSSEAVNAWTAVAGWAQLRGDDVAYSRAVWMLSAEAHAALALYLRPDTSFAPEYLHQVVGIEWGAKRDWATWFSADPAAMLGIQLIPLNPTQLSLLSADDDDTHTRILASIAEAMPSGTATQFTDLITMYSSLADSIEQATAWDIALTLPESAIDDGMSRAYMLAFIANAD, encoded by the coding sequence GTGACACATGGACGGCTCTCCCGCGCGGCACTGATCGCCTGCACGGCCGCGCTCCTGGCACTCACCGCCTGCACCCATACCCCGGACGCCGACGGCACGACCACGTCGTCGGAAGTCTCCGCTACCGCCTCGGATGATGGCGGGACGGGCGTGGTCGACGCGGCCGCCTCGAGCCTCACGAAGACCCTGCCCGTCGAGGCGGTGGGAGAGGCTCCGTCCACCGCCAATGTCGCCGACGGGGTCCTGGCCCCGACCAACCGGTGGTACTCGTCGCTCGCGTACGCGACCCTGCCCGCGCGCGCCTATCCCACGCCCGTGAGCGTCGAGATCGACAAGGGATCGATCGGGGTCGCGCTCCCGACCATCGCCGCCTCGGACGCGCTGATCGCCGCGCAGACGGGAACGCTGCTCAGCGTGAAGGTCAAGGGCTCGAACTCGCGCCCTACGCTCACTGTGAACGACCCCGTGTACACCTCGCTCGCCTACTCCGGGAGCGATGGCCCGCTCGCCACGGCGACTCTGGCGCAAGGCTGGCCCGCGGTCGGGCTCATCGCCGACGCCGACGTGGAGCTGAAGCTGTCCGCCGAGCCCGCCTGGACCCGCGACACCGGCACGATCGAGATCGAGGGGACCACGTACGCGGTCAAGACGTCCCGCGCGACGACCGACGGCTCGAGCGTGGCGCTCGCCGAGGGCGGCTGGCTCATGGCATTCCCGATCCCCGAGGATGCGACGGCGAGCACGTACATCGAGGCGATGGGCTCTCCGATCGTCTCGGTGGCAACCACCGGCACGGTCGACGGTGACGGCACGACGACCACGCTGAGCTACGCGACTGTCGACGACGACCCGACCGTGGCCGTCCCATCCGCAGCGGTGGATGGCGTCGGCATCACGGAGGACGGCGCGGAGGTCGAGTGCGCCGCGGGCACCTTCCTGACGATCGACGGCGAGACGACGGCATGCGCGTCCTCGACGCTCGCGTGGACAGTCGACACCATCGAGCCCTCGCTCACGCTCGACGTCGACGGCCTCAGCCACGAGGAGAAGGACGCGGTGCTCGCCGCGCTCCAGGACGATGCGGCGGGAGTCGACTACCCGTCGGACACCTACTTCGGAGCGAAGGCGATGTACCGGGACGCCCAGCTGCTCGCGCTCGCGAACGACCTCGGCGACGAGGACTCCGCTGCGACGATCGGGGCACGACTCTCGGCCGCGCTCGCCGAGTGGACCGACGCCTCGCGCTGCGAGAGCGCGAACTCGCGCTGCTTCGTGTACGACCCGAACTGGGCGGGGGTCGTCGGGTACGAGACCGCCTACGGCTCCGAGGAGTTCAACGACCACCACTTCCACTACGGCTACCTCATCTACGCTGCGACCGTCGCCGTCGAGGAGGGCATCGTGTCGGTCGACGACGTCGCGCCGGTGATCGACGCGCTTGTCGCCGACATCGCCTCCACAGGCACGGCCGAGGTGCCGACAACACGGGTATTCGACCCCTATGCGGGCCACTCGTGGGCCTCAGGTACGTCGGAGTTCGCCGACGGCAACAACCAGGAGTCGAGCTCCGAGGCCGTCAATGCGTGGACCGCCGTCGCAGGATGGGCGCAGCTGCGCGGGGACGATGTGGCCTACAGCAGGGCGGTATGGATGCTGTCCGCGGAGGCGCATGCCGCGCTCGCGCTCTACCTCCGACCCGACACGTCGTTCGCGCCCGAGTACCTCCATCAGGTCGTCGGGATCGAGTGGGGCGCCAAGCGCGACTGGGCCACATGGTTCTCCGCCGACCCCGCCGCGATGCTGGGGATCCAGCTCATCCCGCTGAACCCCACCCAGCTGTCTCTCCTGAGCGCCGACGACGACGACACCCACACGCGCATCCTCGCGTCGATCGCCGAGGCGATGCCGTCGGGGACGGCGACCCAGTTCACCGACCTCATCACCATGTACTCGTCGCTCGCCGACTCGATCGAGCAGGCGACCGCCTGGGACATCGCGCTCACGCTGCCCGAGAGCGCGATCGACGACGGCATGTCGCGCGCCTACATGCTCGCCTTCATCGCAAACGCCGACTAG
- a CDS encoding glycosyltransferase family 2 protein: MSIPQSPDSTRHEHHPFMGSEQSPVLITLVMIATLGVLAYAGFLLNPSNRGDIVPYVMVVTAELVLVLHALMTSWTILAGGQNPRTYAVHHARSTLYAHHHGDPTRWPIVLGGRPITVDILITVYGEPLDVIERTTRAALAMRGSHRTWILDDGRSDEVKELAATLGARYVRRLTSHGAKAGNVNHALTLAKGEFFAIFDADFVPRPEFIEHTLPFFVDRKLAFVQTPQAYGNEHDSVIAKGAAYMQTVFYRFVQPGKNKFNAAFCVGTNVMFRREAVLDVGGIYTDSKSEDVWTSIMLHERGWRSIFIPEVLAIGDAPDSVEAFSKQQLRWATGGFEILFTHPLFSRKKSNLTLDQRLQYLTTASFYLTGIAPLPLLLVPPLEIFFDLRPVSLSITVLEWALFYAGFYLMQIILAWYALGTYKWQTLTLATVSFPVYTKALFNVLRGKDVGWQSTGSVKQSSAFNFMIPQMLFFAFLLIASFVAIWRDVGNGLLTLATVWNILNTTILGVFIVSAGLDIKPRAWGRRAKSASEDPSVHVDELDVEIAAMLEEHGEIAPGAMPVGVGPRLAEHARYLRVRPEDQIPAETVVTFPAAARASLPAGGTPSWAAQGVSNAQSATAAATLAATMAARSVADTRTGHAEAARAQIVAVPDAASGSSSENEGASEDAVIVHSPTAETGPAGLGDDAPAGEDAQDVAETDGATVDDTEPDTPESVEAAAPAHAASRDEDDSAAASSGEGAAGLSAAGTSTAPLPGDPESAGPVPAGPREAPFAPAPAAAWGQPYEPGDYPLPGDFPQFEEAGYGYPAYGQPPYGQPAYPPPGYGQPGYAAAYGHSPYGPQAGYPGPQGPGQYGAYDRWQGYPPQAPPNYQGHPASQGYGGQQERPGAQAYPTQPGHAAHPGYDAPQEAPSPGQWYAGPPARESGYPPYGAPTGYDPYTGLPYPPSAPSAQAYPYQEAVGYGWQPPQAPYPPSPASPGAGAPAMQDGAASGHPGAQGPARSRQPRPPHAPSPYPTDATGRFPGAGGPTPRS; this comes from the coding sequence ATGAGCATCCCGCAGTCCCCCGACAGCACCCGCCACGAGCATCATCCCTTCATGGGTTCGGAGCAGTCCCCGGTCCTCATCACGCTCGTGATGATCGCGACCCTCGGCGTGCTCGCCTACGCGGGCTTCCTCCTGAATCCGTCCAACCGCGGCGACATCGTGCCGTACGTCATGGTCGTCACCGCCGAGCTCGTGCTCGTGCTACATGCCCTCATGACGAGCTGGACCATCCTCGCGGGCGGCCAGAACCCGCGCACGTACGCGGTCCACCACGCGCGCAGCACGCTCTACGCCCACCATCACGGCGATCCCACGCGCTGGCCGATCGTGCTGGGCGGCCGTCCCATCACCGTCGACATCCTCATCACGGTGTACGGCGAGCCGCTCGACGTGATCGAGCGCACGACCCGCGCGGCGCTCGCGATGCGGGGCAGCCACCGCACGTGGATCCTCGACGACGGCCGCAGCGACGAGGTCAAGGAGCTCGCCGCCACGCTCGGTGCGCGCTACGTGCGCCGCCTCACGTCGCACGGCGCCAAGGCAGGCAACGTCAACCACGCCCTCACGCTGGCCAAGGGCGAGTTCTTCGCCATCTTCGACGCCGACTTCGTGCCTCGCCCCGAGTTCATCGAGCACACGCTGCCGTTCTTCGTCGACCGCAAGCTGGCCTTCGTGCAGACGCCCCAGGCGTACGGCAACGAGCACGACAGCGTCATCGCCAAGGGCGCCGCGTACATGCAGACGGTCTTCTACCGCTTCGTGCAGCCCGGCAAGAACAAGTTCAACGCGGCGTTCTGCGTCGGCACGAACGTGATGTTCCGTCGAGAGGCCGTGCTCGATGTCGGCGGCATCTACACCGACTCGAAGTCCGAGGACGTGTGGACCTCGATCATGCTCCACGAGCGCGGATGGCGGTCGATCTTCATCCCCGAGGTGCTCGCGATCGGCGACGCCCCCGACAGCGTGGAGGCGTTCTCCAAGCAGCAGCTGCGGTGGGCGACAGGCGGATTCGAGATCCTCTTCACCCACCCGCTCTTCAGCCGCAAGAAGTCCAACCTCACCCTGGACCAGCGGCTCCAGTACCTCACGACCGCGTCGTTCTACCTCACCGGCATCGCGCCCCTGCCGCTGCTGCTGGTCCCGCCGCTCGAGATCTTCTTCGACCTGCGTCCGGTCTCGCTGTCGATCACCGTGCTCGAATGGGCGCTGTTCTACGCAGGCTTCTACCTGATGCAGATCATCCTGGCCTGGTACGCGCTCGGCACGTACAAGTGGCAGACGCTCACGCTCGCCACCGTGTCGTTCCCCGTCTACACGAAGGCCCTGTTCAACGTCCTGCGCGGCAAGGACGTGGGCTGGCAGTCCACGGGCTCGGTGAAGCAGAGCTCAGCGTTCAACTTCATGATCCCGCAGATGCTGTTCTTCGCTTTCCTGCTCATCGCGTCGTTCGTCGCGATCTGGCGAGACGTCGGCAACGGGCTGCTGACGCTCGCGACCGTGTGGAACATCCTCAACACGACCATCCTCGGCGTCTTCATCGTCTCCGCCGGCCTCGACATCAAGCCGCGCGCGTGGGGTCGACGCGCGAAGTCGGCGTCCGAGGATCCCTCCGTCCACGTCGATGAGCTGGACGTGGAGATCGCCGCGATGCTCGAGGAGCACGGCGAGATCGCCCCCGGCGCGATGCCGGTCGGCGTCGGGCCCCGCCTCGCCGAGCACGCCCGCTACCTCAGGGTCCGACCAGAGGACCAGATCCCTGCCGAGACGGTCGTGACCTTCCCTGCGGCGGCGCGGGCCTCGCTGCCCGCGGGCGGCACTCCGTCATGGGCGGCTCAGGGCGTGTCGAACGCGCAGAGCGCGACGGCGGCAGCCACGCTCGCGGCGACGATGGCGGCGCGCTCCGTCGCGGACACCAGGACGGGACACGCCGAGGCGGCCCGCGCGCAGATCGTCGCCGTGCCGGACGCCGCGTCGGGGAGCTCCTCGGAGAATGAGGGCGCGTCCGAGGATGCGGTCATCGTGCACTCGCCGACGGCTGAGACCGGGCCGGCCGGGCTCGGGGACGATGCGCCCGCTGGCGAGGACGCACAGGACGTCGCAGAGACCGATGGCGCCACGGTCGACGACACGGAGCCGGACACCCCGGAGTCGGTGGAGGCCGCGGCCCCCGCCCACGCGGCGTCGCGCGACGAGGACGACTCCGCCGCGGCATCGTCCGGGGAAGGTGCCGCGGGCCTCTCCGCGGCCGGGACCTCGACCGCGCCCCTGCCCGGCGACCCCGAGAGCGCGGGACCGGTTCCGGCCGGACCGCGCGAGGCGCCCTTCGCTCCCGCCCCGGCGGCGGCGTGGGGCCAGCCCTACGAGCCCGGCGACTATCCCCTCCCGGGAGACTTCCCGCAGTTCGAGGAGGCGGGCTACGGGTACCCGGCCTATGGCCAGCCGCCGTACGGTCAGCCCGCATACCCTCCGCCGGGCTATGGCCAGCCCGGATACGCGGCGGCGTACGGCCACTCACCCTATGGACCGCAGGCCGGCTACCCCGGACCTCAGGGTCCCGGCCAGTACGGCGCGTACGACCGGTGGCAGGGCTATCCGCCGCAGGCGCCTCCGAACTACCAGGGGCACCCGGCGAGCCAGGGCTATGGCGGTCAGCAGGAGCGCCCGGGCGCGCAGGCCTACCCGACCCAACCCGGCCATGCCGCACACCCGGGATACGACGCGCCCCAGGAAGCGCCGTCGCCGGGCCAGTGGTACGCGGGCCCGCCCGCACGCGAGTCGGGGTACCCGCCCTACGGCGCCCCGACCGGCTACGACCCGTACACGGGTCTGCCGTACCCGCCGTCGGCACCGTCCGCTCAGGCCTATCCGTACCAGGAGGCGGTCGGCTACGGCTGGCAGCCTCCGCAGGCCCCCTACCCGCCGTCGCCCGCCTCGCCGGGAGCCGGTGCCCCCGCGATGCAGGACGGCGCCGCCTCGGGCCACCCCGGGGCACAGGGCCCCGCCCGGTCGCGCCAGCCGCGACCTCCCCATGCGCCGTCTCCGTACCCCACCGACGCGACCGGCCGCTTCCCCGGCGCCGGCGGGCCGACCCCGCGCTCCTGA
- a CDS encoding HlyD family efflux transporter periplasmic adaptor subunit, whose protein sequence is MLLTNQLRFALGLVVVLLIGAIATVVFNQREHRLDSVTGSIQAVEHPVGTDYAGIVTATFIAKGDEVSAGDALMQISSTTLERDVAEGLVDAEDGLVTADGVITIVASVDGIVTDVAVNAGSYAWQGSPVATISERDTLYVTSDFQVNRLDFDRIPHVESVDITLPDDTIITGMLEDFTVEQAGDYSTVTGVITSDELGWGDVNGLVVPGTPVLSTMNLEDSGLLSGVGDMLQQFVHRIGL, encoded by the coding sequence ATGCTTCTGACCAACCAGCTTCGCTTCGCGCTCGGTCTCGTCGTGGTGCTGCTCATCGGCGCCATCGCCACCGTCGTCTTCAACCAGCGCGAGCACCGGCTCGACAGCGTGACGGGCTCGATCCAGGCCGTCGAGCACCCCGTCGGCACCGACTACGCGGGCATCGTGACCGCGACCTTCATCGCGAAGGGCGACGAGGTCAGCGCGGGCGACGCCCTGATGCAGATCTCGTCGACCACGCTCGAGCGCGACGTCGCCGAGGGCCTCGTGGACGCGGAGGACGGCCTCGTCACCGCGGACGGCGTGATCACGATCGTCGCCTCGGTCGACGGCATCGTCACCGACGTCGCCGTCAACGCGGGCAGCTACGCGTGGCAGGGCTCGCCAGTCGCCACGATCTCGGAGCGGGACACCCTGTACGTGACGTCGGACTTTCAGGTCAACCGCCTGGACTTCGACAGGATCCCCCACGTCGAGTCGGTCGACATCACGCTGCCGGACGACACGATCATCACGGGCATGCTTGAGGACTTCACCGTCGAGCAGGCGGGCGACTACTCGACCGTCACCGGCGTGATCACGTCCGACGAGCTCGGGTGGGGCGACGTCAACGGGCTCGTGGTGCCGGGCACCCCGGTGCTGTCCACGATGAACCTCGAGGACTCGGGCCTCCTGTCGGGCGTCGGCGACATGCTCCAGCAGTTCGTCCACCGCATCGGCCTGTGA
- a CDS encoding tol-pal system YbgF family protein, protein MDQRLDAVLAARDLDDLGPTLAALEELAAEHPNSPQVLYELGGSHLMLGDLGAARRWFEETLATGPSGELLRRCLMRYANVLHALGHEDDSTQIIAEVRRRFPGAPSQKVFDAIALHTAGDVDEAFLTLLEVLAEAYGVTEEDRFHSGFLRALAVRD, encoded by the coding sequence GTGGACCAGCGGCTCGACGCCGTGCTCGCGGCCCGCGATCTCGACGATCTGGGTCCAACGCTGGCCGCGCTCGAGGAGCTGGCGGCGGAGCACCCGAACTCCCCGCAGGTGCTCTACGAGCTCGGCGGCTCGCACCTCATGCTCGGAGACCTCGGCGCTGCCCGCCGGTGGTTCGAGGAGACGCTCGCGACGGGACCCTCGGGCGAGCTGCTGCGGCGATGCCTGATGCGCTACGCGAACGTGCTCCACGCGCTCGGGCATGAGGACGATTCGACGCAGATCATCGCGGAGGTGCGTCGCCGCTTCCCGGGAGCCCCCTCGCAGAAGGTCTTCGACGCGATCGCGCTCCACACTGCGGGCGACGTGGACGAGGCGTTCCTCACGCTGCTCGAGGTGCTCGCCGAGGCGTACGGCGTGACCGAGGAGGATCGCTTCCACTCGGGCTTCCTGCGCGCCCTCGCCGTGCGCGACTGA
- the rarD gene encoding EamA family transporter RarD — translation MTEPSPATASSVSTASSVRPGVLDRTGLGLGLGAYLVWGLFPILMHALEPASAVEITAQRILWSVAVCAVIVTAVRGWGRLRAALTDLKTLGTLALAAALIVTNWLTYVFSVVTDRVAHASLGYYINPLVLVALGVLVLGERLRRLQIVAVGIATIAVGVISVELGGVPWISLVLAFSFGIYGLIKKRVAVDPITGLSVETMVLAPVAAVVVWRLSASGEATFGVRGSAGLGLSHDLLIASTGVFTVGALLLFSGAAQRLPLNVVGLLQYLAPTIMFMLAVWLWGEEMSPARWVGFALVWIALVVLTVDSLRASRSSLRDPREAEVEPAEPV, via the coding sequence GTGACCGAACCCTCACCAGCGACCGCATCGTCCGTCTCCACCGCATCGTCCGTGCGCCCGGGGGTGCTCGACCGCACCGGCCTGGGGCTCGGTCTGGGCGCCTACCTGGTGTGGGGGCTGTTCCCGATCCTCATGCACGCGCTCGAGCCCGCATCGGCCGTCGAGATCACCGCGCAGCGGATCCTGTGGTCCGTCGCGGTGTGCGCGGTGATCGTCACCGCGGTGCGCGGCTGGGGTCGGCTGCGCGCCGCCCTGACCGACCTCAAGACGCTCGGCACGCTCGCACTCGCCGCCGCGTTGATCGTCACCAACTGGCTCACCTATGTGTTCTCCGTCGTCACCGACCGCGTGGCGCACGCGTCGCTCGGCTACTACATCAACCCGCTCGTGCTGGTGGCGCTCGGGGTGCTGGTCCTCGGCGAGCGGCTGCGGCGGCTGCAGATCGTCGCGGTCGGCATCGCGACGATCGCGGTCGGCGTGATCAGCGTCGAGCTGGGCGGGGTCCCGTGGATCTCGCTCGTGCTCGCGTTCTCGTTCGGGATCTACGGGCTCATCAAGAAGCGCGTGGCCGTCGACCCGATCACGGGGCTGAGCGTCGAGACGATGGTCCTCGCGCCCGTCGCCGCGGTCGTGGTGTGGCGGCTGTCCGCGTCCGGCGAGGCGACGTTCGGCGTGCGCGGCTCGGCGGGGCTCGGGCTCTCCCACGATCTGCTGATCGCGTCGACCGGCGTGTTCACCGTCGGCGCGCTGCTGCTGTTCTCCGGCGCCGCCCAGCGGCTCCCACTGAACGTCGTCGGACTGCTCCAGTACCTCGCGCCGACAATCATGTTCATGCTGGCCGTGTGGCTGTGGGGCGAGGAGATGTCCCCAGCGCGCTGGGTGGGCTTCGCGCTCGTGTGGATCGCGCTCGTGGTGCTGACGGTGGACAGCCTGCGCGCCTCGCGGTCGTCGCTGCGCGACCCGCGCGAGGCCGAGGTCGAGCCGGCCGAGCCGGTGTAG
- a CDS encoding RNA polymerase sigma factor yields MGDWQALVERLMRERGPRLTAYAAMLVGRDGDAEDLVHDAIVKVFSRGRALSDIDHAEAYVRRTMPTLAIDRARRRSAGSRATVRSFQRDDAPADLDAGLDVRRALRTLSPREQACVAMRYYDDLTVPQIAEALHLAQGSVKRYLHDATARLAPMLGVDDPGPEPEVVELTTARRRR; encoded by the coding sequence ATGGGGGACTGGCAGGCGCTCGTCGAGCGGCTGATGCGCGAGCGCGGGCCACGGCTCACCGCGTACGCCGCGATGCTCGTGGGCCGCGACGGTGACGCCGAGGACCTTGTCCACGACGCGATCGTCAAGGTGTTCTCGCGCGGCAGAGCGCTCAGCGACATCGATCACGCCGAGGCGTACGTCCGCAGGACGATGCCGACGCTCGCGATCGACAGGGCCCGCCGCCGCAGCGCCGGGTCCCGCGCCACGGTGCGGTCGTTCCAGCGGGACGATGCGCCCGCCGACCTGGACGCCGGGCTCGACGTTCGTAGGGCGCTGAGGACGCTCTCGCCCCGCGAGCAGGCCTGCGTGGCGATGCGCTACTACGACGACCTCACGGTGCCGCAGATCGCCGAGGCCCTGCACCTCGCGCAGGGCTCGGTCAAGCGGTACCTGCACGATGCGACGGCCCGGCTGGCACCCATGCTGGGCGTCGACGATCCGGGACCCGAGCCCGAAGTGGTGGAGCTGACGACGGCAAGGAGGCGGCGATGA
- a CDS encoding polyprenyl synthetase family protein, whose amino-acid sequence MPVPLQTSALQESLTPRLELIEERLRDAVAQSDRLADATSRHLVDAGGKRLRPMLVLLASQLGEGARPEVLDAAVVCELTHLATLYHDDVMDSAPTRRGAPSAHEVWGNSVAILTGDLLFARASVVVAGLGPEAVRLQAATFERLCLGQLHETVGPAEGDDPVEHYIQVLADKTGSLVAMSARFGAMFAGCAPSLVKQVTEYGELAGVAFQLADDVLDIRSDTEVSGKTPGTDLREGVDTMPTLLLRRRVEAGVSDEVSKEEHAADVLLLADIDGDLSSDEVLASVVDRLRAHPVVDETAALAHDWAARSKAAIDGLPEGEVKDALIAFADALVARAA is encoded by the coding sequence ATGCCCGTCCCACTCCAGACATCTGCGCTGCAGGAGTCTCTGACGCCGCGACTCGAGCTGATCGAGGAGCGTCTGCGTGACGCCGTCGCCCAGTCCGACCGCCTCGCGGACGCGACTTCGCGGCACCTCGTGGACGCGGGCGGCAAGCGGCTTCGTCCGATGCTCGTGCTGCTCGCGTCGCAGCTGGGAGAGGGCGCGCGGCCCGAGGTGCTCGACGCCGCCGTGGTGTGCGAGCTCACGCACCTCGCGACGCTCTACCACGACGACGTCATGGACTCCGCGCCCACCCGGCGCGGGGCCCCGTCCGCGCACGAGGTGTGGGGCAACTCGGTCGCGATCCTCACGGGGGACCTGCTGTTCGCCAGGGCTTCCGTGGTCGTGGCGGGCCTGGGTCCGGAGGCCGTGCGACTCCAGGCCGCGACCTTCGAGCGGCTGTGCCTGGGCCAGCTGCACGAGACCGTGGGACCGGCCGAGGGCGACGACCCCGTCGAGCACTACATCCAGGTGCTCGCGGACAAGACCGGCTCGCTCGTCGCGATGTCCGCACGCTTCGGCGCGATGTTCGCCGGCTGCGCTCCCTCGCTCGTGAAGCAGGTGACGGAGTACGGCGAGCTCGCGGGTGTCGCGTTCCAGCTGGCCGACGACGTGCTCGACATCCGCTCCGACACCGAGGTCTCGGGCAAGACGCCCGGCACCGACCTCCGCGAGGGCGTCGACACGATGCCCACGCTGCTCCTGCGCCGCCGCGTCGAGGCAGGCGTCAGCGACGAGGTCTCCAAGGAGGAGCACGCCGCCGATGTACTGCTGCTCGCCGACATCGATGGCGACCTCAGCTCGGACGAGGTCCTCGCCTCGGTGGTGGACCGCCTGCGTGCGCACCCCGTGGTCGACGAGACCGCCGCGCTCGCCCACGACTGGGCGGCACGATCCAAGGCCGCGATCGACGGCCTGCCCGAGGGCGAGGTCAAGGACGCGCTGATCGCGTTCGCCGACGCCCTCGTCGCCCGCGCGGCCTGA